From one Microbacter margulisiae genomic stretch:
- a CDS encoding HD domain-containing protein produces the protein MMQTKKRKIINDPVFGFISIPTETLYDIIQHPYMQRLTRIKQLGLSSFVYPGTQHTRFQHSLGAMHLMGEAIRQLRWMGADINAEEEEAALAAILLHDIGHAPFSHVLENSLVSGISHEEISSLMMEEISREMPACLPMAISIFKGTYPKYFLHQLVSGQLDMDRLDYLRRDSFYAGVTEGSIGSAQIIRMLDLFEGRLVVQEKGVYSIEKFLLARRLMYWQVYLHKTSIAAEELLIHVLSRAKELTLAGHHLFASPSLQFFLNQKIVKDDFYRSPEVLHNYVNLDDSDIVSAIKVWIVYPDIILSTLSNAFINRRLFKVSILRKPMDNLEIERLNERYATYFGITKEEGRYFWAEEQVANEIYAANEDGIKIKYKNGDLKDITDASDMFNLDMLSKEATKLYLCYLPVND, from the coding sequence GGGTTCATTTCCATTCCTACCGAAACCTTGTATGATATTATCCAGCATCCTTATATGCAACGATTGACCCGGATCAAGCAACTGGGTCTTTCTTCTTTTGTATATCCGGGAACGCAACATACACGTTTTCAACATTCATTGGGGGCTATGCACCTGATGGGTGAAGCTATCCGCCAACTACGCTGGATGGGCGCTGATATCAACGCTGAAGAGGAAGAGGCTGCCTTAGCGGCCATTCTGCTGCATGATATCGGACATGCTCCTTTTTCGCATGTGTTGGAAAATAGCCTGGTATCAGGAATTTCCCATGAGGAAATTTCATCACTCATGATGGAGGAAATCAGCCGTGAGATGCCTGCCTGCCTGCCTATGGCTATTTCGATTTTTAAAGGGACTTATCCCAAATATTTTCTTCACCAGTTAGTTTCCGGTCAATTGGATATGGATCGGCTCGATTATTTGCGGCGTGACAGTTTTTATGCCGGCGTCACTGAAGGTTCTATTGGTTCAGCACAGATTATCCGTATGCTGGATCTTTTTGAGGGAAGGCTTGTTGTGCAGGAAAAAGGTGTTTATTCTATCGAGAAATTCCTGTTGGCAAGGCGCCTGATGTATTGGCAGGTTTATCTGCACAAAACATCGATTGCTGCTGAAGAGTTATTGATTCATGTGCTATCGCGTGCCAAGGAGCTGACGCTTGCCGGGCATCATTTGTTTGCTTCGCCTTCGTTACAATTTTTTCTGAATCAAAAGATTGTGAAAGATGACTTTTATCGTTCTCCCGAAGTGCTTCATAATTATGTCAATCTTGATGATAGTGATATTGTTTCTGCCATAAAAGTATGGATTGTGTATCCTGATATTATTTTGTCGACTTTAAGTAATGCATTTATTAATAGAAGATTATTTAAAGTGTCTATACTTCGGAAACCAATGGACAACCTGGAAATAGAACGGTTAAATGAACGCTATGCGACGTATTTCGGTATTACAAAAGAAGAAGGACGCTATTTTTGGGCAGAAGAGCAGGTGGCAAACGAAATATATGCCGCTAACGAGGATGGAATAAAAATTAAATATAAAAATGGAGATTTGAAGGATATTACAGATGCTTCTGATATGTTTAACCTGGATATGTTGTCCAAAGAAGCAACGAAATTGTATCTTTGCTATTTACCGGTTAATGATTGA